A single Blastococcus colisei DNA region contains:
- the rapZ gene encoding RNase adapter RapZ — MTSGSASGLDGSAPPPDVPGGPAGPQSDVEPALDPTTTEVQPLEVVVVTGLSGAGKLSAGRVLEDLGWFVVDNLPPALLQPMVELGARGDIRRFAAVVDVRSRAFSSDLQESIRVLADAGNRPRVIYVHARDEVLVRRYESVRREHPLQGNGTLIDGISEERALLTGIAGDADLWVDTSDLNVHQLRATLENAFAREGRTQPLTATVMSFGFKYGLPLDADLVVDARFLPNPHWIPELRPRTGRDAEVSAYVLGQDDAGEFLDRYTDVLRLLIPGYRREGKRYLTLAVGCTGGKHRSVAIAEEFARRLTAEGLTAAARHRDLGRE, encoded by the coding sequence GTGACCTCAGGGTCCGCCAGCGGCCTGGACGGTTCCGCCCCGCCGCCGGACGTTCCCGGCGGTCCGGCGGGACCGCAGAGCGACGTCGAGCCGGCGCTCGATCCCACGACCACGGAGGTCCAGCCGCTCGAGGTCGTCGTCGTCACCGGGCTCTCCGGCGCGGGCAAGCTCAGCGCGGGCCGTGTCCTGGAGGACCTCGGCTGGTTCGTCGTCGACAATCTCCCCCCGGCGCTGCTCCAGCCGATGGTCGAGCTGGGTGCACGCGGGGACATCCGCCGCTTCGCCGCCGTCGTGGACGTGCGCAGCCGTGCCTTCTCCAGCGACCTACAGGAGTCGATCCGGGTGCTGGCCGACGCGGGCAACCGCCCGCGGGTGATCTACGTGCACGCCCGGGACGAGGTCCTCGTGCGCCGGTACGAGTCGGTGCGGCGCGAGCACCCGCTGCAGGGGAACGGGACGCTGATCGACGGGATCTCCGAGGAGCGGGCCCTGCTCACCGGTATCGCCGGGGATGCCGACCTGTGGGTCGACACCAGCGACCTCAACGTCCACCAGCTGCGGGCGACCCTGGAGAACGCCTTCGCCCGCGAGGGCCGGACGCAGCCGCTGACCGCGACCGTCATGAGCTTCGGGTTCAAGTACGGACTGCCGCTCGACGCGGACCTCGTCGTCGACGCCCGCTTCCTGCCGAACCCGCACTGGATCCCGGAGCTGCGGCCGAGGACCGGCAGGGACGCCGAGGTCAGCGCCTACGTGCTGGGCCAGGACGACGCCGGGGAGTTCCTGGACCGGTACACCGACGTGCTGCGGTTGCTGATCCCCGGCTATCGCCGCGAGGGCAAGCGCTACCTGACCCTGGCCGTCGGCTGCACGGGCGGCAAGCACCGCAGCGTGGCCATCGCCGAGGAGTTCGCCCGGCGGCTCACCGCGGAGGGGCTCACCGCGGCGGCCCGGCACCGCGATCTGGGCCGCGAGTAG
- a CDS encoding gluconeogenesis factor YvcK family protein: protein MGSEPRVVAFGGGHGLAAALAAWRRITQELTAVVTVADDGGSSGRIRREMPMLPPGDLRMALAALAGDTPRGAELAALLQHRLGGTGVLAGHPVGNLMLTGLTEMHGGEITRALDDLGELLGCCGRVLPMADVPLDLVARVETTDPDDPERTRTIKGQVAIAATPGHVREILVSPPDPPVHAAVLEAIAAADVVSLGPGSWYTSVLPHLLVPRLRAALAAAQARVVVVLNLVPQPGETDGFSPEEHLNVLRAHLGGVALHTVIADADSVVDRRGLLSAVRECGAELVLAPVAELDGAPRHDPVRLSAALASVAGVR from the coding sequence GTGGGCAGCGAGCCCCGGGTCGTCGCGTTCGGCGGCGGGCACGGCCTGGCCGCGGCGCTGGCGGCGTGGCGGCGGATCACCCAGGAGCTGACCGCGGTGGTCACCGTCGCCGACGACGGCGGTTCCTCCGGCCGGATCCGGCGCGAGATGCCCATGCTGCCGCCCGGGGATCTCCGGATGGCCCTGGCGGCGCTGGCGGGCGACACTCCGCGGGGGGCGGAGCTGGCCGCGCTCCTGCAGCACCGGCTGGGGGGCACCGGCGTCCTGGCCGGGCATCCGGTGGGCAACCTCATGCTCACCGGGCTCACCGAGATGCACGGCGGGGAGATCACCCGCGCCCTCGACGATCTCGGTGAGTTGCTCGGTTGCTGCGGTCGGGTCCTGCCGATGGCCGACGTGCCGCTCGACCTCGTGGCCCGGGTGGAGACCACCGACCCCGACGACCCCGAGCGCACCCGCACCATCAAGGGACAGGTCGCCATCGCCGCCACCCCGGGGCACGTGAGGGAGATCCTCGTCTCTCCGCCGGACCCTCCGGTGCACGCCGCCGTCCTCGAGGCGATCGCAGCGGCGGACGTGGTCTCGCTCGGTCCGGGGTCCTGGTACACCTCGGTACTGCCGCACCTCCTCGTGCCGAGACTGCGCGCTGCACTGGCTGCCGCGCAGGCCCGCGTGGTGGTGGTGCTGAACTTGGTACCGCAGCCCGGCGAGACCGACGGGTTCTCTCCGGAGGAGCACCTGAATGTCCTGCGGGCGCATCTGGGCGGAGTGGCGTTGCACACGGTGATCGCGGATGCTGACTCGGTGGTTGACCGTCGTGGTCTCCTGTCTGCGGTGCGCGAGTGCGGTGCCGAGCTCGTTCTGGCTCCGGTCGCCGAACTCGACGGCGCACCACGGCACGATCCCGTGCGACTGTCCGCTGCGCTGGCCTCCGTGGCCGGCGTCCGGTGA
- the whiA gene encoding DNA-binding protein WhiA produces MAMTAMVKDELSRVECTKTSERKAEVTALLRFSGGLHIVGGRVVIEAELDTGSVARRLRRDISEVYGYTSGVSVLAGGNIRRGVRYLVRIAKHGEGLARQTGLVDQRGRPVRGLPPSVVSGGINDAEAAWRGAFLAHGSLTEPGRSSSLEVTCPGPEAAMALVGAARRLGIPAKAREVRGADRVVIRDGDAISALLTRMGAHDAVLAWEERRMRREVRATANRLANFDDANLRRSARAAVAASARVERALEILANDAPEHLLVAGRLRLEFGQASLEELGQRADPPMTKDAVAGRIRRLLAMADKRAKDLGIPDTESVVTDDMLAQ; encoded by the coding sequence ATGGCGATGACCGCAATGGTCAAGGACGAGCTCTCACGGGTCGAGTGCACGAAGACCTCGGAGCGCAAGGCAGAGGTCACCGCGCTGCTGCGCTTCTCCGGTGGCCTGCACATCGTGGGTGGCCGGGTGGTCATCGAGGCCGAACTCGACACGGGCTCGGTGGCCAGGCGCCTGCGCCGCGACATCAGCGAGGTCTACGGCTACACGAGCGGGGTGAGCGTGCTCGCCGGCGGCAACATCCGCCGCGGCGTGCGCTACCTCGTTCGGATCGCCAAGCACGGGGAGGGTCTGGCCCGCCAGACCGGGCTGGTCGACCAGCGCGGCCGGCCGGTCCGCGGCCTGCCGCCGTCGGTGGTCTCCGGCGGCATCAACGACGCCGAGGCGGCGTGGCGCGGGGCCTTCCTGGCGCACGGATCGCTCACCGAGCCCGGTCGGTCCTCCTCGCTGGAGGTCACCTGCCCCGGGCCCGAGGCGGCCATGGCGCTCGTCGGCGCCGCGCGCCGGCTGGGCATCCCGGCGAAGGCCCGTGAGGTCCGCGGCGCCGACCGGGTCGTCATCCGCGACGGCGACGCGATCAGCGCCCTGCTGACCCGCATGGGCGCGCACGACGCCGTCCTCGCCTGGGAGGAGCGGCGGATGCGCCGCGAGGTCCGGGCCACGGCCAACCGGCTGGCGAACTTCGACGACGCGAACCTGCGCCGCTCCGCCCGCGCCGCGGTGGCCGCGAGTGCCCGCGTGGAGCGTGCGCTGGAGATCCTGGCCAACGACGCGCCGGAGCACCTGCTCGTGGCCGGGCGGCTGCGGCTGGAGTTCGGTCAGGCGTCGCTGGAGGAGCTCGGGCAGCGCGCCGATCCGCCGATGACGAAGGACGCCGTCGCCGGGCGGATCCGCCGCCTGCTGGCCATGGCCGACAAGCGGGCCAAGGACCTCGGCATCCCGGACACGGAGTCCGTCGTCACCGACGACATGCTCGCGCAGTAG